The following proteins are co-located in the Polystyrenella longa genome:
- a CDS encoding efflux RND transporter permease subunit encodes MFDQILKFSLKNRVPVIAFSLFLTVYGLYHIQKLSIDVFPNLNRPRVVILTEAHGWSPEEVEARITLPIETALNGASNVLAVRSDSGVGLSIVYVEFDWDSDIYIDRQIVNERLQLVQENLPESVTPTLTPISSIMGQIQMIGVWSENEDVDPLELRTLADWVIRQRLLTIPGISQVFVMGGERKQFQVLVDPDAMRKYGVTLQQVDQAVAESNRNAVGGYLDEQGANELLVRTLGRVQKIEDLEKLVIANHEDQPILLKQVARIVEAGQIKRGDSSAFARNEEGVLDGGDAIILTVNKQPDADTRRITEDVIKALDELEAGLPDGVHIEPLLYSQKQFIDRAIENVIEALRDGAVLVTVILFIFLLNFRTTLITLTAIPLSIVITSLVFAFFGLSINTMTLGGLAVAIGELVDDAIVDVENIFRRLGENKQKKKPDSPLLVVYRASLEIRNSIVFGTMIVILVFLPLFALSGLEGRLFAPLGIAYIVSILSSLVVSLTVTPILSYWLLPQSKLQADHDSFFLRFLKKVGGGMIRFSLTVPRLILGVASLAVVLSGLALTQLESDFLPEFNEGSFQVNIGLPPGTSLAESRKVAHQVEDRLAKIEDVDSFVVRTGRAELDEHAMDVNTSEIIIEFNPETTRTREEILAEIRSEMQDIPGIIASSDQPLAHLISHMLSGVKADVGIKIYGDDLTTLRRLAGQMKAEIASIEGVTDLFVEQQAAIPQLRIELDRDQLALYGLRPEEVNQFVETAMQGRVVSQVLDGQRIFDLVVRMQEEYREDLQKLRRLAINLPDGGVIPLEAVADIYEATGPNIIRREQVRRRIILQCNVAGRGVVDVVNEIKERLEPVEAELPTGYFVEYSGQFESQESASRLIMAFFALSLIGILIVLYTMFGSFNFSLQVLAAVPMAFIGCVIALLYTGQTLTIASMVGFISLGGIASRNGILLLNHYLHLVEFEGETWSKEMIVRAGQERLAPVLMTALTSGIGLVPLAFSAGESGREILYPVATVIIGGLISSTILEFLVRPALFWLYGMKAGQRLMETKEDESETLD; translated from the coding sequence ATGTTTGATCAAATACTCAAATTCTCATTGAAGAATCGTGTCCCGGTCATCGCCTTCTCCCTGTTTCTGACAGTCTACGGGCTGTATCACATTCAGAAGCTGAGCATCGATGTCTTTCCCAACCTGAACCGTCCACGTGTCGTCATCCTGACAGAAGCACACGGTTGGTCTCCGGAAGAAGTCGAAGCACGAATCACCTTACCGATCGAAACCGCCCTCAACGGTGCGAGCAATGTCCTCGCCGTCCGTTCCGATTCGGGCGTCGGCCTGTCGATTGTCTACGTCGAATTCGACTGGGACTCGGACATCTACATCGACCGACAGATTGTGAACGAGCGACTTCAGTTGGTTCAGGAAAACCTGCCGGAATCAGTTACTCCCACATTAACGCCGATCTCGTCTATCATGGGTCAGATCCAGATGATCGGTGTCTGGAGCGAAAACGAAGATGTCGATCCGCTCGAACTACGCACGCTGGCCGACTGGGTCATTCGGCAACGGTTATTAACCATCCCCGGTATCTCTCAAGTCTTTGTCATGGGGGGCGAACGGAAGCAATTCCAGGTACTGGTCGATCCCGATGCGATGCGTAAATACGGCGTCACGTTGCAACAAGTCGACCAGGCTGTCGCAGAGAGTAACCGAAATGCCGTCGGAGGGTATCTCGACGAACAGGGCGCCAACGAGTTGCTTGTTCGTACTCTGGGACGTGTTCAGAAAATTGAAGACCTTGAAAAGCTGGTCATCGCTAATCATGAAGACCAACCGATTCTGTTAAAGCAGGTCGCGAGAATCGTCGAAGCGGGCCAGATCAAACGAGGAGACAGCTCCGCCTTTGCACGCAATGAAGAGGGTGTGCTCGATGGAGGCGATGCCATCATCCTGACCGTTAATAAACAACCCGATGCCGATACCCGCCGGATTACCGAAGATGTGATTAAAGCACTGGACGAACTCGAAGCAGGCCTTCCGGACGGAGTTCATATTGAACCCTTACTCTACTCTCAAAAACAGTTCATCGATCGGGCGATTGAAAACGTTATCGAAGCGTTGCGGGACGGAGCCGTGCTGGTCACCGTCATTCTGTTCATCTTCCTACTGAACTTCCGAACCACACTCATCACATTGACAGCAATTCCGCTGTCGATCGTAATCACCTCGCTGGTATTTGCCTTCTTCGGATTGAGCATCAACACGATGACGCTCGGTGGCCTGGCGGTCGCCATTGGAGAACTCGTCGACGACGCCATCGTCGATGTGGAAAATATCTTTCGGCGACTGGGAGAAAATAAACAGAAAAAGAAACCCGACAGCCCTTTGCTGGTCGTTTATCGAGCGAGCTTGGAGATTCGTAACTCCATTGTCTTCGGCACAATGATTGTCATCCTCGTTTTCCTGCCCCTCTTCGCCCTCTCCGGGTTGGAAGGTCGCCTGTTCGCTCCGCTGGGTATCGCCTACATCGTCTCCATCCTTTCCTCATTGGTTGTCTCGTTAACGGTCACTCCTATTCTCTCTTACTGGCTGCTGCCTCAAAGTAAATTGCAGGCAGATCACGACAGCTTCTTTCTGCGATTTCTCAAAAAAGTGGGAGGCGGAATGATTCGTTTCAGCCTGACCGTCCCCCGGTTAATACTGGGCGTCGCCAGCCTGGCGGTCGTGTTATCGGGACTCGCGTTAACGCAACTCGAAAGCGACTTTCTGCCCGAGTTCAACGAAGGTTCATTCCAAGTCAACATCGGGCTTCCCCCGGGAACGTCGCTGGCAGAATCGCGTAAAGTCGCGCACCAGGTTGAAGATCGACTCGCCAAAATTGAAGACGTCGACAGCTTTGTTGTTCGTACAGGTCGTGCCGAGCTCGACGAACACGCAATGGATGTGAATACGAGCGAAATCATCATCGAGTTTAATCCCGAAACGACCCGGACTCGCGAAGAGATTCTCGCCGAGATCCGTAGCGAAATGCAAGATATTCCCGGCATCATCGCGTCGTCTGACCAACCCCTGGCTCACTTGATCTCCCATATGCTCTCTGGAGTGAAGGCCGATGTCGGTATCAAAATTTACGGTGACGACCTTACCACTCTCCGCCGGTTGGCGGGACAGATGAAAGCGGAGATTGCCTCGATCGAAGGGGTCACGGATCTCTTCGTCGAACAACAGGCGGCGATTCCGCAATTGCGAATCGAACTCGACCGGGACCAACTCGCCCTGTACGGTTTGCGACCAGAGGAAGTGAATCAATTCGTCGAAACGGCGATGCAGGGACGAGTCGTTTCTCAAGTTCTGGATGGGCAACGGATCTTCGACTTGGTCGTGCGGATGCAGGAAGAGTACCGGGAAGATCTACAGAAACTGCGACGACTCGCCATCAACTTGCCCGATGGAGGAGTCATTCCGCTGGAAGCGGTGGCCGACATTTACGAAGCAACCGGCCCGAACATTATCCGCAGAGAGCAAGTCCGCCGCCGTATCATTCTGCAATGTAACGTCGCGGGCCGCGGGGTCGTCGACGTGGTCAATGAAATTAAAGAAAGGCTTGAACCGGTCGAAGCCGAACTGCCTACAGGATACTTCGTCGAATACAGCGGTCAGTTTGAAAGTCAGGAATCGGCCAGTCGGTTAATCATGGCCTTCTTCGCGCTGTCGCTCATCGGCATCCTGATCGTGCTCTACACCATGTTCGGATCCTTCAACTTCTCCCTCCAAGTGCTCGCGGCCGTACCAATGGCCTTCATTGGTTGCGTGATCGCCCTGCTCTACACCGGCCAGACGCTCACCATCGCCAGCATGGTCGGTTTCATTTCGCTGGGTGGGATCGCCTCGCGAAACGGAATTTTATTACTCAATCACTACCTACATCTCGTTGAATTCGAAGGGGAAACCTGGTCGAAAGAGATGATCGTACGAGCGGGACAAGAACGTCTAGCGCCGGTCCTCATGACGGCTCTCACCTCCGGGATCGGCCTTGTCCCGCTCGCTTTTTCTGCAGGTGAATCGGGCCGGGAGATATTATACCCCGTCGCCACCGTCATCATAGGGGGGCTGATTTCCAGCACCATCCTGGAATTCCTCGTCCGCCCTGCCCTCTTCTGGCTCTACGGTATGAAAGCAGGACAACGGCTCATGGAAACGAAAGAAGACGAGAGCGAAACGCTGGATTAA
- a CDS encoding efflux RND transporter periplasmic adaptor subunit, producing the protein MTSSTNKLRWFKTGLVVLVLVLIVAVLAVPDWRNNALAQLNRLSTSPSKNAAASKADPHAGHDHGEGGHDEEKDENLLTLSREARRNIQLKVGKVELQDYTRSISLPGIVTEIPGKSRMEISAPLTGIVTGIEIIAGETVTSGDLVFRLRLTHEDLVSAQTEFLRTLGQLDVELKEVKRLKKISESGAVAGRVLLEKEYEVEKLESMLHAFRETLLLHGLSKEQVNLIDEHRSLLREVTISVPFLHQDNSIHDAMETFHRDPSIRRLSHSQSTANPSQDHAGSTDDEYHLRQAWFSVKEVVVHKGEAVQAGATLGVLTNYEDLYLEGHAYEQDMPELSSIVAQNKEITLVFQNSAQNPERLPGMKIKYLSNEVNPNTRTYHFYVELKNNLMQPEDSVENDQFLNWKYKPGQRAYVELPVETWTDRIVLPRDAVVDESASAFVFIKEGSNEYRRVEVEVLYRDRQNAVLVPNAQLKPGVIIAMRGTRQMYMALERNAGGGGDDHHGHAH; encoded by the coding sequence ATGACTTCATCAACGAATAAATTGCGCTGGTTCAAAACTGGCTTGGTTGTACTAGTCCTCGTATTGATCGTCGCGGTCCTGGCCGTTCCCGATTGGCGGAATAACGCGCTAGCCCAATTAAATCGGCTATCCACCTCCCCATCGAAGAACGCTGCAGCCTCCAAAGCCGACCCTCATGCCGGACATGATCATGGCGAAGGGGGACATGACGAAGAGAAGGATGAAAACCTGCTGACACTCTCTCGAGAGGCGCGTCGCAACATCCAGTTGAAAGTCGGCAAAGTTGAACTGCAGGATTACACCCGATCGATTTCACTCCCGGGAATCGTTACCGAAATTCCGGGTAAATCCCGAATGGAGATCTCTGCACCTTTGACGGGCATTGTAACCGGGATCGAAATCATTGCGGGGGAAACTGTGACTTCGGGCGATCTTGTTTTTCGTCTTCGATTAACTCACGAAGACCTCGTTTCGGCCCAAACTGAATTCCTGCGTACGCTGGGGCAGCTGGACGTCGAATTGAAGGAAGTCAAACGGCTTAAAAAGATCTCCGAAAGTGGAGCGGTCGCAGGACGAGTCCTGCTGGAGAAGGAATACGAGGTTGAAAAACTCGAATCGATGCTACACGCCTTCCGGGAAACCTTACTGCTACACGGGCTTAGTAAAGAACAAGTTAATCTGATTGACGAACATCGTAGCCTCTTACGCGAGGTCACCATTTCCGTCCCATTCCTGCATCAGGACAACTCGATTCACGACGCGATGGAAACCTTTCACCGTGACCCATCCATCCGTCGGCTTTCCCATTCGCAATCAACCGCGAACCCGTCGCAGGACCACGCCGGTTCTACTGACGACGAATACCACCTGCGGCAAGCCTGGTTCTCAGTGAAAGAAGTCGTTGTCCACAAAGGGGAAGCGGTCCAGGCAGGGGCGACTTTGGGCGTTCTCACCAACTACGAAGATCTCTATCTGGAAGGTCATGCCTACGAGCAGGACATGCCCGAACTGAGCAGCATTGTCGCACAAAATAAAGAGATCACCCTCGTCTTTCAAAACAGTGCCCAAAATCCGGAACGGTTACCGGGAATGAAGATCAAATACCTGTCGAATGAAGTGAATCCCAACACGCGGACGTATCACTTTTATGTCGAGCTTAAAAATAATCTGATGCAACCAGAAGACTCGGTCGAGAACGATCAATTCCTGAACTGGAAATACAAACCGGGTCAGCGAGCTTATGTGGAACTTCCTGTCGAAACCTGGACGGACAGAATTGTGCTACCGCGCGATGCTGTTGTGGATGAATCGGCGAGCGCTTTTGTGTTTATCAAAGAAGGCTCGAACGAGTATCGCCGGGTAGAAGTCGAAGTACTTTATCGTGACCGTCAGAATGCGGTGCTCGTTCCGAATGCTCAACTGAAACCAGGAGTCATCATCGCGATGCGAGGGACCCGCCAGATGTATATGGCGCTCGAACGCAACGCAGGTGGAGGCGGGGACGACCACCATGGCCACGCCCATTAA